The DNA window GTGTGGAAGGAGAAGAATTCTGACTACAATATCGATTTGTTGTCATTTTCCGATCCAAAGGCTTGGTACGACGACGAACCAAAACCGCTCACATCACCGAATGTAAACTTGCACGATTACTATAATGTTTATCCGAATGAAAACATTGAGAGTAAAGACTTGGAAAATCTCGATTATATACTCAAAACTGTCAAGTTGAAGCCTCAAAATACGGTCGTTGTCAATTGTTTGAGTTCTTTGGTTCTGTATGTGGGTTTGGGAAAAGCTCTGCGGTTTGTGGAGAAGTTAAGTAGGCAAGTGTCGCAATTGATATGTATTTATCGGAGGGATTTCATGCAGATCAAAGTTCCCGCAATCGAGACTTTCGGCACTACTTATGTCAAACTGGAAAGGTTTACCGGAGTCAACCCtacaaacaatttaatttataatgctAAGCTCACCCATAGAAAGTCGGGTGGTTCCATGATATGCCAAACAGAAATAATAAGGCAGGATATTGAATCTTATCGGATCAATGCTGAAAAAGTTGTGGTACCAAGCATCCGCAAGACGGAACCAGAACCAGTAAAGATTGAAGCGTCATTTAGAATAGAAATGAGCGCTCAGGAGATGGACCAAAGGG is part of the Temnothorax longispinosus isolate EJ_2023e chromosome 12, Tlon_JGU_v1, whole genome shotgun sequence genome and encodes:
- the Elp5 gene encoding uncharacterized protein Elp5; the encoded protein is MSLVETLPLLDGAKVIVIDEGLDVTHATALIAGWVNVWKEKNSDYNIDLLSFSDPKAWYDDEPKPLTSPNVNLHDYYNVYPNENIESKDLENLDYILKTVKLKPQNTVVVNCLSSLVLYVGLGKALRFVEKLSRQVSQLICIYRRDFMQIKVPAIETFGTTYVKLERFTGVNPTNNLIYNAKLTHRKSGGSMICQTEIIRQDIESYRINAEKVVVPSIRKTEPEPVKIEASFRIEMSAQEMDQRDKTPLPYTLNATNTSRIFYQPEDVDDIDEEDPDDDLCI